The genomic stretch TTGGTTTTATCAAACAGATATTATAGTACAAATTAATATGTTCTCTCGTATGTTTTTGCACTGGGTTGCCTAAATACAAACAGATGACaatggaaagaaaggaaaaatgaatGGTGGCACTGTTATGCAGCTACATTTATGGCATGGGTTTCATCCATTGCAAATTCATACAAAGTTCTTCTGATTGACCTACTTAATCCTACTTGGAAACATTTCCATCCTATTGAAAATGGTCTCTTTCCAGGGCATGTTCCCCTAATCCACTGGGCATGAGGGCTCactgaatgttttattatagCTAAAATCATTTGCTATGGCCTTAACAGACACCACAACTTAACCCAAATACACAACTGTAGGAGATATGGACCTATGTGTTAGATAGCGCTCTCCACTATATCATTAAAACAAGAACATTTTAAGTATGTTCATTTGTAGAATCGATACCATGGTGCATTTAAGTTTTAGGTGGTTTATAAACTTAACAACTTGAGTTATCTTCAATTTGCTTAATTTGACAATGCGTAAGTATTTTCTAATTGTTTGAACTGACTATTTCAAAAATCTCACAAACCTTTATTATGCTGAATTGACATGTTTATATTAAGTTCTATTTGATATTGGTCAGGATCACTTTTTTGAGTGTATTTTTACGTGATGACTGTATTACGACAGATCACATGTCTAAGAAATGATGTAAGAAATGTTTTTGCCTGTTTAGTATGAATGCTTGCTTtttcacatcatcatacacGTCCACCATTATTGCTGTAAATGTTTACGCATGTTCTTAaggaaaatgtgttaaattaacACGTTCAAGAAaagtatattcttttttttcagtccaTTCCTTTTTCAGCAGGAATCcagcaaacattaaaaaaaacactgacaacTGTTAACCAGAGAATTAGCAACAGAGACATAGCTGAGctcacactgtactgtatttgaACTATAGTTCAAATTTGGTGGTACGTGCATTAAGTAAGTGAAAATGTACTGGAACATGGTGTACACCCAGAAACCATTGGGCATGTTTCCAAAAGTTCCAAAAGTCAGTCCAAAGCCAGAGAAGTCTTTAGTATAGTccaatcatgcaaaaaaaaaaaaaaacctccattcACTTGCAGTTCTTTTGCTGAACTCGAAATTAATGTCTACTGATTTCTCTGGTTTACAGTTTAAACTTGAAGTTAATGAGATGAAATGCACTAAGCCACATAGAAGGATGACTGGACAAAAAAGATTGTGGTTTACATTAGAAGAGTGGCTACATACTGTTGAATCTTTAGTGAGTCCAGACAGCAATTGATGTGACTGCATCAGAGGCCAGGACAGCCACTACTTTGTCCAGGGtcatattgttaaaaaaattcagtTCCACAGTGATAACGTTCAGGCGCTTAAAAGAGCATTAGAACTTCGAACTGTTCTGCTCTATAAGACACTGTGTGCTccagtttgtctgtctgtctcctcttGAGACCTTTTACCGCAGACCAGAAAGGAGAAGCACGCATTCATGTGCACAAGTTTTTCCAATTAGATTTCCATTAGGAATTCTCAGCACTTTTTAACCAGACAGTGTTTAAATGCTGAAGGTCTGTCCACTAGAGGACATCCCTTAGCTAGCTTTCCGTATGGGTCCTTGCACTGGACTGTACGACTTTGCCAGCCTGTGTGACAAGTTCTCGAACAGGACATCCATGGGCCTGTCACCCACCGTGGCCCAGGTGGGGTCGTTGATGAAGGTTCTGTTGTGGGAATAACCTTTGTGGTCATGGTTAAGACCTCATCAGAGGACAAAGCTGCAGGTGTTGCAGAAAACACCAAGGCCGTCCGAGGTGGAAGAGGCATTTTGCGAGGCAGAAAGAAGCTGTAACGTATGTCTAGAGGCTTCTTTGGGTCAGTTGCTAGTACTTGCACTACAAGGCTCTCTTGGAGAGCCCCAGGTCCTGTGGTGTGAAGACCCTCATCGTGTTGGCTCCAGCCGCTGTAGTTGAGCATGGTGCCATTCAAAGGGATTATTGTCTCTGAAGTTGAGATCATGAACTTGCCATTAAGAAGGTACTCTCCACTTGGTCGACGTAGGGCTAGGTAGGCGGTAAAGTGAGTCTGACCTTTTGGCTTGTACTGACGGACTTTAACGTGAGTCGAACCCTCTGGTATCTTCACAACATCTGTATATCCTTTACTGTATgtaggaggagagaaagagaaaaaatggaaagtaatacattttcagaaaattttaatagaaaatggaaacatttaatGGAGACATACAAAATATGGttataaatgatattaatgtTCCATACACAGACACTTTTTGCCACTTTTGCACTTTCTTATTTAACTCAGGTGGTTTATTCCAGATATAATCTGCTACTGCAAGTAATTAACACACAAGGAACTGACCCATGTCTTATAGATATTTAGGAAAATTGGCAAAAAgcataaaattttaattgtgtGACTGAAAGTAGGCTCATTTGGTTTCTTGTCTTTCTGGATGAACACAAAAACTGCTAATCACCAGGGTTATGTTACATAGAACTGTATATCTCTGTAATTGTCCTGCAGCCTTCATTTGTGATTGTCAGCTCCCACTTGCATAAGAGAATGGAACTCTTTTATATTTGGGCTAATATTATCCTAAAATTCAGATCTAACTGATAACTGCTAGTTCTGTCGAGAGGTCTTTCAGCAATGCAGCACCAGTGAATGAATCTTCTTCTATCGTGTTTTTAGACAacttaaaacagaaaaatcaaacattctttagttgtttatttaaagtgaaacacatttaaaatcttGAAAACATCATGAATTTTTTATTGGATGATTTCAAGCATCTGCATAGGGCATGTAACAATGTGCTTTTAACAAAATCAGATGTTGCAAGTTTCCATttaatatttcttatatttgaCCAGAGATTGTTCATTTGTCTGGTTTTAAAAAgtattgcaaaaaataaaataaaaaaatggctgaACTGAACTGCAATAAAATAGTTGATCATTAATGATGTGCTTCTGTCTGTTGCACTTCCATGTTTATCTGATTTTATTTGTCCTgatattattcaattatttatctTAGCATATTTTTTAGTAAGCACTaagaattattcattatatccaattaaagtaaaataattgttttatgtaGTTACACAAGTGAGAAAGAGTCCTGGGAATGTATGGGTTTAGAAATTCGGCACAAAAACTCGAATTCTAACCCCTTTAAACTAACCCTAGTGGTAAAATGATTTGACCACAAAGAACATGTAGTGTTTTCCTACCTCTTCTTGGTGAAGTTGCCAGCGACTCTTACGCAGCCTGTGCCATCACCACCACAGATGCCACATTTGTCATAATGCAGCTTGGAGCCTATTATTCCGTCACAGCCAGTGCGCACACACttccctttcacacacactgagctactGTAGGGCCTACACTCCGTCCCGTCTATCACCTAAAAACAAGTTTTAATCAgttttaattattcaattaaCTCTGAAATGATTCGCTTCTTTAAAGACACAGCATAGTgtgaaaataatacatttaatgaaAGTAGGTTCTTGTGCCAAATGACCAGACAGATTCTTTACATCCATTGTGGCCAAAAAACATCTAGGGTTGAGGCAGATTAGCTACAACAATAGAAAACTATGACCGGGTCCACTTCTGTCAGTCCAGTATAGGAATCTGGGGCTACAACTGGTTCAACTATTTCACTGAAACCTGAAAAAGTCGAGACCTTTTAGGATTGTGATCAATAATCCGGTTTTGATTAATAtcagtataattattattatacacactatatttcaTATTAAACTATGCTGAACTTACCCTCTGTGAGAACACCACGTAGTACCCTGTGCCTTTGGCCCTACAGGTTAACTTGCACACATCCTTTGGCAGAACACCAGCATACTTGGGCACCCACTCGACAAAGGTCTTCACACCTTTAGGGTCTGTCTGAGGCCCATTTCTCGCGGCACACTGTTCCTGCCTAAAATTCTTATCTAATTCAAAGCAAAAAGTCACATTtaagagtgagagtgtgttctCAAGAATATAAATATCTGAAAACTTCATCTAAAGAATCAAAATGTTTGTTCTTGTACCAAGGTTTTGTACTAATTTAGGTGTAATTAGTGGCATCTATTAACACATCAGTGGAAATTTTCCACAagattaataaaacaaacattttgaaacatGTTGTAGAgcaatttatataaatgtaagtgtGCTGCACAAGGCAACACATTTAGATGATGTGtcattttatgtgtttatagACCATCTTGGATTAATTTGCATCAgggtatgtgtgtattgtaaatatgtgtgtgtgtgtgtgtgtgtgtgtgtgtgtaggggttgGCTCTTACGTTGCGCAGGGCATGGAGTAACGTTACAGGACCTGTAGATGGCTCTCTTTCCTGTGCAGTATCGTCCACTGTTGCGAGGAGGGGGGTTGTTGCACAGACGCTGTGTGAACTGCACTCCACCTCCGCATGTCCGAGAGCATGAACCCCATTGCCCCCAGGAGCTCCAGCTACCATGGTTAGAGACCTAAGAGAAGATGAAAACAGAAGGAAAGTGACTTAAGAGGTTTTGTTATTGACCATAAGAAAGCCCCTTAAAATCCCAGCATGAAATTGTAAAATGCAAATGTGGACAGCACAAATAGGTCTCTTCATGAGAACAGCATAAACCACCGATGAAATccactgtaaatgtaatttatttcatgttttttttcgtgtaacatgaatttattaattcattgaAAGTCATCTGACcatttataaacacatatataaaacaacTGACAAATGCGTTACGGAATCTGCATCTGGATCTGTAGCATTTAAGAGACAAACAAGGTCATTTTTTCTTGAATTGCTTAATGTCAAAAGAATTCAGCCACAGCAGTAAGTGAGTTAAGTTTCTCACAGAGATGTTTTATGTAAGAATGTGAACACACCCATTTCCATTACTAATAAACAAGCATGAAGCCAACAACAGTTTAAAAACTGTCTTAATTGAGCGATGGCACACTACAAACACTTGACATTGTGAAGATACAATGCACATTGAGGCAACTTTACCAGAGGGGAAGTGGGGAATTATGCATGTGTAAGTCTTAATGGAACACACCAGAGCCACATTTTCCTGATTCCTTagtacaaacaaacagacacgaGTAAACGCTCTCAAAAAGGACATTCTTCTTTCAAAGAAAATGAGTTTCTGTGACACTTAGTACATACAATTTATTAAGTCCTGCAGGATTAATCTGCTTGATATTATCCTGACTTCTTTAGGctagaaagaaaaatgtcttaTGACTACATCACTGCAGAGTTATGCACAATAACTGAGGTACACAAAGTACAGCTTGTCATTTGGTAATATTTTATGACCCCAGTTGGTTTCTTGTATTTTATGTCATTGGAATATTCTTCTCTTATCTATTGTCTGCCATCACTGAAACAAATTACTGAGAATACCCTCTTTTGTCAAGTCAAAAACATTTGGCAAATCCAGCATCAGCGTCCGTCTCACGTTCCTGCATCTCATATATTTGTTCCCATTCCCTACTCCTCATATATTCACAGTAAGAAGGCCCACACACCTTCATGGCTCATTTGACCTGCTTTCCTGCTTATACTTTTCTTAATGACATTTCCAGTTCATCTGTCTTCAGCTTCCAGTCACTAGTTCCACCCCATCTTTCCTCACTTCAAATTCCTCTCTGCCTCTGACCGTGCAATAtctcacttagggtgtactttaTTTTCAGTAAGCCTGCTTCACTTTCCCACTGACACTCTGCCTGTCTCTTTCTCACATTCCAGCCCAAGTTCATGCTGGGGAAGCCTTTTTATCCACACAATGCCTCCTGGAGAGCTGCTGAACATTCTTTTAACACATTTAACCATATATTTTTCTTCAGTACTCTTCCACTGAGTGATTGCCGTACATCATGCTTAGCTTCTCAAAGCAGGATTCCTAAAACACCTTTATGCTTTGATTAACTATGTGATTTGAAACACTGGTTTAATTGCAATAGATGATCAAAAGCTGTCAATTAAATTGTTCCATACTCTCCCTGAAACCCACCGAATAGTGCCTCTTGCGGGTCTTGTCCACACACTTCCCATGCAGGCATATCCTTCCTTTGCTGCACTGCGTGCCCTCGGCCGCTGGCAGCTTCTTGGTTAGACACACCATCTGGCCCTTCCTGATTACAGCACACCACAGACGAGCACACACATCCATGCCTGGGCACACATTGTACTCAGGCCCGAAGGCAAGCTGGCACTGGCGCTCTGCGTCATAGCTCTGACCAGGAAGTTCTTCAGGACCAAGCAAAGGATTATGTGGCATGTCCAACAAACACTCTGCTACAGGAAAAGATAGAAGGATTGGGCAGTCAGCATACTGATGCACTAATTTAAAGTTatctttgttttcatttatagaTCCATTTCTTTGATATGTTTATGTGTTAACATGAAATGTTAAGCCCCTTAAATGAGTAATATTTCAGATGTTATTTAAGatactaaatatttaatttaaacaagacaatgttttttttaaatcaacatttCAATGAAAAGAACATGGCTTTGGaacaatatcttttttttttgcttgcaaaGCCTATTATAACTTTGATGAAGATTCACACCATTTCCATCATCAAAGAAGTCAGTGATAGTGGCTGAGGTGCAGCGGCTCCAAGGTTTGGAGGCGTCAATGGAGGTCAGGATAGAAGACATGAGTCTCTTGTCCTCCGTGGAGCCAAATTTCTCCTCACAGAACTTTGAGTCATCATGTGACAACCCTAAAAGATGCCCTGGAAAGAGGAATATGAAATTGTAAGAGACTTATGAGTAATTTGTGGTAATTTCAAAACTGATGAATATCAAGGAACATACAGATATTTTTATGTTAATGATATAAAGTTAAATATTATACACTTAAATCATTTCTCAGAGTCATCGCGGTTGAATCTTTGGTGTctgatgtctttttttgtgGTCTAGAGATCAGAATTTTAAAGCGTCATCAtgctatacattttatataaaaattaatcaagtaaaaaaaacagatttaaactGCTGTGTGTTCATTCTGTTTTCTATTTCCAATCACATCTACTACAAGGTTCTGTAGTGCAACTAATCCATTTACTGTTGCTTCTACTTTAACCCAATTAAATGCAATTATTATCTTACTGCCAATGCCAGTGTTGATTGGACTTTAGAGTGTGCAGATCTGTTATTAAACATGTGCATTGTTCTTGAATAAGTACTTGGTTCATACCAATTTCATGTGCAACAGTGAAAGCAGCATGCAGGCCATCATCTTCTATCACAGCACAGCTCCTCTCTGGAGAGCAAACCGTGCCCACATCAGCCATGCCCAGAGTATCGCACGAGTGATGTCCGCACAGGTCCTAAAAAGAGCATATACGTGCATGACTCAAGTTCAGCTGAGAACTGCACAGCGCAattttctgtcaaacacattgtaataaacacacgcacacggtATTGCAATTATACACACTGCTAACTCTTTAATGAAAGAGCTCTGGGTTGAAATAATTGCAAGAGGACATCACTGTCAATTGCTACAACTCCCAATGATCATTTTGTGTCTTGCTTGTTATTCCGTTTTTAATGTTCTGGCAGCTGATTAAGGCATTGatctattttcttttatttctcaaaTACAACTACAGCTTTAGGGCTGATTAATGCTCAGCAAGGGAGGAATCAATTAGATGGTCAACAAACCATGCTCTCTGATTTACATCTCAATaagaatacacacatataaacgcATGTAGACTTTAGAGAGACAAAATGATCTATAATATGAAAATTGTGGAAAATTCAATATAGTTTAAAAATTAAGTTTTACAAAACATGATTACATAATCAGTGCAgagatttttctgtttttttttttcttcatgtattactgtactgtagccactcttagtgccggtcccaagcctggataaatgaggagtgttgcgttaggaagggcatccagcgtaaaaacatgtgccaaatcaaacatgcggatgatccgctgtggcgacccctaacgggagaagctgaaagaaggttttactgtactgtattattgtaGCAACAACTAAAGACATGTCTTGCCAGATGAAAGTagaatctttctttcttatggtagaaatctgttttgttttgcctGGTGTAAAGTTGAAACTGCTGTTGTGATGATGTGATCActgctcaggtttttttttaataataatatataagcaAAAGTCCCTTGAATTGCAGTCATGGGATTGCCCAAGAGTATTGTTTTCAACTCTAATGTCAACCATGGTTTTATTAATAAGATGATAAGTAAGCTTATAGCAGTGGATAGTAAACTCACAAGAGTGTTCAGTGGTTTCTTTCTATTAATAGTGAAAAATAAACATCGATGACTTTCTATGGAATGCCAAAGGTATAaagcaaattaaatttttctcaAAATGAAATCATTTATTGCAtaactacactgttattactccCTACAATTAAATCTACTTTAGGTGATCTGGCCCACTGCTTCATGGGTCCCTTGGACGATAAAGCATCCAATGAAAACCTCACCCACCCCCATGTTTTCTTGCAAACAAATGTACAACATTTATAAGACGATGGAAATCTATTATTGGCATAAAATACCACATATTCCCAGCTCTCTTATAACAGAATAATTATGCTCCAGAAGCTTGTGGAGTTTTTCTGCGTGCATATTTACCCATTTACTCATGCTGAAAGAAGACAAACCACACTCTGTTTCAGCTTTTCACACAAGTTTAtgtcaacacatacacacacaaacaagtcaCTTCCTCCCACACCCAAACCACATTAAAGAAAGGGGCTTCAAAATGCCAAGTTCTCTAAAGACCAAATACGTTTTATGAGACCATCTGAGTTTGAAAATCCTGATGGACAAGGTTTCAGTGATTACATCATCAGAGTGTGTGAGGCCAGAGTGAGGACAGTGCTGAATGCCCTAAAGGCTTGGTCTGGGTGTTGCATTGCACTGTGTGGTTGTATATGGTCTCATGAGATGCCATGTCCCTAAACTACCATAACTAATGAAAAATTTCACATGGTCAACAGTGCCAAATTATTTGATCTTGATGTTGTTATTCCTGACATTTGTGGTTGAAAGGACTAATATTTATGCTATTCCACAACATTCACTCCCTTCTCATGGGTTCCCTCATCCAGTATCTATCTAaccctttttgttttgttcttttaccCTTTTCTTGACACACCCTCTTCCACATAtcccttttattttctttctctttttcacctCGCTTTTCCCCCTATCCACTGCATCTGACCTCTTTACTGGCGTTTTGTTGATTTTGAACGTAGATCTTTCACAGACCCATGAGAAAAGGGCACAGACAGACATAAACAgagatggagacagagagagacatggcACAAGATAGAGATGAAAAAATATGGGAATAAAGaggcaaatacacacacactgatttgaGGAATTCCCTTGGCTGTACACCAAAGCAAAAAAGGGGCCCTAAAGGAAATGAAAGTTTTTGGAATATTCAGGGCAAACAGTTTTGGCAGCGAGAACTAAAaggaacatacagtatgtgagaCACCAGTCAAAACAAAAGCTGGGGATTGTGATCCAGGGCCATTTCAAAGGTAGCGTAAGTAGTCATGGCTGTGTGGTCATTCAAAGATTAATCCGTGATAGTGATGGCCTGTCACTTTCAGAAGCTGCATAGTGGAACATaacagaaatgacaataaaagtaaGAATCAAGACAAAATGATGATGTGTAGGAATTATAATGACAAGAACAGTTTATAGTTAGGTTTGGAAAATTTggtgagacaaagagaaagagtctctctctatctatttaCCACAACTTCACTCCTACAACATGCAGCACCACTGCAAGCTTGGTCGGCCCTCAAACCTGGCATTCATTCAAAGCAAACATGCTGAGAAGAGACAAAAAGAGTGGTATTTAGGTAGAGAAAACTTTGGATATTTGATGCTAGGTGTGACCACACCACAAGATTCTGTCAGCTGTTTCTGAtttgttgttcttctgaaggATGGGTGAAAACAGCTCTGCTTCCTCCATGCTCGGTTTCACATTTGGCTGTATTTCCTCTTATGAGCATCTATTTAATGCATGCGATAAGTAGAGGATttcttcattatcatcattaaaaaCTATAGTACCAAGGATctgtgtacattatatatatatatatatatatatatatatatatatatatatatatatatatatatatatatatatatatttatatatatataattaaatggtttttttttgtttgtttgtttattcatttgaagATAACTTTATTCATTGCATGGTAGACTATGGGACacgtttatgtgtgtgtatatatatatatatatatatatatatatatatatatatatatatatatatatatataaatattttatgttttttttacatgattgcTGTGTGTCCCATAGTCTACTATGCAATGAATAAAGTTATcttcaaatgaataaacaaaaaggcCCACTCCCATAATGTCAGCAAAAATTTATGAGCAGACCCACGGTGGTCAAAGACAAACTTCTTGCCATATTGAGTTTCTCAAAAGTTCCCGGAACAAAATCCAGCAGTGTTGCTTCCTCTGTTACACTGGCACACATCCCACAGCTTTTTGCCAGGCTGCTGGCATTATGGTTCAACATTGTCCATCCCAAATTTGTGTGAGGTTTTTAGCATGCTGTCAACTTCCAGTACAGGCAAAGAAATACGGATGTGTGAAATACCAGACCCTGATACAAACATTAGTAAAGTAACTTGTAAAATAGTAAATATGGATATGTGTTAAACAGCAAAATCAAACAATGCTTGTGCTGTGCGATGTGACGAATCTTGTCTTTTGACTGTTGGTCACACGCTATGACTCTTGTTGTCAAAGTTCTATCAAAAAGGTGCTCACTGAGTGACACTTTACAACACTGTGTGCACTCTATAATACTGTACAATGATACCTTATTTATCTCAGTTCTGAGGCAGTGTTGAGTTTGCACAGTTGTTCtcaaaatgaaaaagtaaaaaaagggtCAGAAGTAGGCAAACACAGATGGCGCCATTGTCACTTTTCAATTACTGCTGATTCCActagctgggttttttttttctttcttgggATTTTTTTGGGATATAAACATGAGAGTCACTCTCAACCACACAATGTTAATGATAGCACAAACGTAACTGATGGTTCTCAGTCGGCTTCTGTTACACACAGCAAATCACAACAGGGTCCACACTACACAAAAGACTTTTTAGATATTGATTTTTCCCCCCTGTTCATAATTTATCTTGCTTGATCTTCCAGAACGAAGAGCCTAAATGAGCAATTGCACCATTTCAGGATTAGAAAGGGTGTGGGAgggaaaaataatatacattttgcaCTCAGAAAATGCTTACCAGCAGTGGCAATTACATAAACTGGTGAATTGTGTATTTTAGACAAAGAAATCTACAATATTCAGTACATTTTCCAATCGGTTGTCAAACCGTAATTAGACTGATATTTTTCACTGTTTTATGCTGCCGTTTAAAGTGTCTGAAaatagtgtatttaaaaatgttcgGATAATCTTCAACATTATAATAACTTGCAAACACTTTATACACTATGCTGGcctatgtattttaaaaaaatttcatctttaatttattttggacaaaaaattaaagaattgGTGTCAAATATGGTTTGTTGCATCCCTACTACTATACCGTATAGTAAACTGATTTTAAGTACTGTATATGCTTGTCTAGTGTATTTAAAGTAATAACCGAGGCAATatgttcaattaaatttaattcatatttatttgcatagtgcttttaacaatggacactgtcacaaagcagctttagagagaTTAAGAGGTTAAACATatgtataaacaaatgtataagtttattgcctataagtatgttccttataattgtacattAGTGAGCTAGTAGCCACTTTGACAAGGAAAAGACTCCTTGAGGTAGTATGAGAAAGaaagcttgagaggaaccagagtcaaaagggaacccatcctcatctgggtggcactatCATaacacagaaactgccctagttaaaatcaccaatgacctgtttttagcttcagaccaaggctacatctctctgttagttttactagatcttaatgctgcatttgacactatagatcatgatcttctcctagattgcttacaaaattacatcggcattcagagACAGGCATttagctggtttaaatcctacctgcccgatcgttaccattttgtagacttaaatagAGAGCTATCCAgactaatgcaagtaaattatggggtgccacaaggttcagttcaaggacccctgcttttcacaatataaatgcttcccttaggaaatattattagaaggcatgggattagcttccactgttatgctgaatatacccagctatatatctcatcgaAACCAGACAATACAGCTCAATTGgatcggataactgagtgtgtcaaagaattaaaagattggatgactcataactttctattataaaaattctgataagacagagattttgctcatcggcccaaaaactagtacaCAGAAgatccagcatttcaacctgcattaagaaggatgtactgtaactactagttcaacagtaaaagacctgagagttattttagacagcaacttgtcttttaaaattcagatcaaccatgttacaaaaacagccttcttccaccttagaaatattgctaagctaagaaacatgttatttaTATCTGATGCAATGAAGCTTTTTCACGCATGCGTTACTAAGTGGTTGTTCTggatcattaataaacaagctacagttagtccagaatgcagcagccagagttctcacaatgtcgagaaaatatgaccatataaacCCAATCTTTTCATCCCTAcgctggctacctgttaagtttagaatcgactacaaacttctgctacttacttacaaaacactaaatggtttggctcccatatatctttccagtcttctaacacgttACACGCCACGTtacctgagatctcaaaactcagGACTTCTgatagttcctagaatagcaaagtccactaaaggtggtagatcattctcacat from Silurus meridionalis isolate SWU-2019-XX chromosome 24, ASM1480568v1, whole genome shotgun sequence encodes the following:
- the LOC124378636 gene encoding A disintegrin and metalloproteinase with thrombospondin motifs 5 isoform X2, producing MTAALCPLPGCVALLRIVLLCFSLHRVVDALPESAGLSPPVNGSGFAPVRNTGGFVRSIDRLYHAGGRVGYLVYLDDQRFQIDLERDESVTSPDFGAPSSATVRGAGTMRRGCLYRGTVNANPESLAVFNTCKGGLNGVFAVNRDRYRIRPVAHGAEHKNDAERAPHYYKRESFRFEAVTEHESCGTRDRRRRHGGARKHRGLGHALGRVGDEARGRRLWAKARHRRSVSRARHVELLLVADASMAKKYGTDLQHYLLTLASIASRLYGHASIENPIRLSVVKVTVLTENEKGLDVSKNAAATLKSFCKWQNQQNPLDDDDHHHHDAAILFTRQDLCGHHSCDTLGMADVGTVCSPERSCAVIEDDGLHAAFTVAHEIGHLLGLSHDDSKFCEEKFGSTEDKRLMSSILTSIDASKPWSRCTSATITDFFDDGNECLLDMPHNPLLGPEELPGQSYDAERQCQLAFGPEYNVCPGMDVCARLWCAVIRKGQMVCLTKKLPAAEGTQCSKGRICLHGKCVDKTRKRHYSVSNHGSWSSWGQWGSCSRTCGGGVQFTQRLCNNPPPRNSGRYCTGKRAIYRSCNVTPCPAQHKNFRQEQCAARNGPQTDPKGVKTFVEWVPKYAGVLPKDVCKLTCRAKGTGYYVVFSQRVIDGTECRPYSSSVCVKGKCVRTGCDGIIGSKLHYDKCGICGGDGTGCVRVAGNFTKKSKGYTDVVKIPEGSTHVKVRQYKPKGQTHFTAYLALRRPSGEYLLNGKFMISTSETIIPLNGTMLNYSGWSQHDEGLHTTGPGALQESLVVQVLATDPKKPLDIRYSFFLPRKMPLPPRTALVFSATPAALSSDEVLTMTTKVIPTTEPSSTTPPGPRWVTGPWMSCSRTCHTGWQSRTVQCKDPYGKLAKGCPLVDRPSAFKHCLVKKC
- the LOC124378636 gene encoding A disintegrin and metalloproteinase with thrombospondin motifs 5 isoform X1 → MTAALCPLPGCVALLRIVLLCFSLHRVVDALPESAGLSPPVNGSGFAPVRNTGGFVRSIDRLYHAGGRVGYLVYLDDQRFQIDLERDESVTSPDFGAPSSATVRGAGTMRRGCLYRGTVNANPESLAVFNTCKGGLNGVFAVNRDRYRIRPVAHGAEHKNDAERAPHYYKRESFRFEAVTEHESCGTRDRRRRHGGARKHRGLGHALGRVGDEARGRRLWAKARHRRSVSRARHVELLLVADASMAKKYGTDLQHYLLTLASIASRLYGHASIENPIRLSVVKVTVLTENEKGLDVSKNAAATLKSFCKWQNQQNPLDDDDHHHHDAAILFTRQDLCGHHSCDTLGMADVGTVCSPERSCAVIEDDGLHAAFTVAHEIGHLLGLSHDDSKFCEEKFGSTEDKRLMSSILTSIDASKPWSRCTSATITDFFDDGNAECLLDMPHNPLLGPEELPGQSYDAERQCQLAFGPEYNVCPGMDVCARLWCAVIRKGQMVCLTKKLPAAEGTQCSKGRICLHGKCVDKTRKRHYSVSNHGSWSSWGQWGSCSRTCGGGVQFTQRLCNNPPPRNSGRYCTGKRAIYRSCNVTPCPAQHKNFRQEQCAARNGPQTDPKGVKTFVEWVPKYAGVLPKDVCKLTCRAKGTGYYVVFSQRVIDGTECRPYSSSVCVKGKCVRTGCDGIIGSKLHYDKCGICGGDGTGCVRVAGNFTKKSKGYTDVVKIPEGSTHVKVRQYKPKGQTHFTAYLALRRPSGEYLLNGKFMISTSETIIPLNGTMLNYSGWSQHDEGLHTTGPGALQESLVVQVLATDPKKPLDIRYSFFLPRKMPLPPRTALVFSATPAALSSDEVLTMTTKVIPTTEPSSTTPPGPRWVTGPWMSCSRTCHTGWQSRTVQCKDPYGKLAKGCPLVDRPSAFKHCLVKKC